The genomic stretch CCGCCCTTTTGCTTTTTTGGTCCGGCGCTTTTTTAGCGTCAACGAGCAACTTCTCAATCTTCTCCGGGTGAATAATGTTCTTGGCGAGGATAGGGCCGTTAGCGCCGATCTGTCGGGGCATGACTATCGCCAAATCGGAATCTGCCCTGTGAGTGGAATAACAGAGACCTTCAAAGTGCGTCTCAGAAGTGAGCCGGCGGTATCTGGCATTGTCTGCCACATCAAGTTCAACATTAATACCCGCCTTCGCCAGCATGCCCTGGATGGCTGTTGCCGCCGTTACCATTTCCGGCACGTTGAGGACCAGCAGTGTGGTTTTGACACCCGTGGGATAGCCGGCCTCAGTTACAAGCTGTTTCGCTCTGGCTGGGTCGTAGGGATAGCCCTTATAATTGGGGTTTGCCCAGAAACCGTTCGGCACTCCCCACTGCTGGGTGGCCACCGCGAATCCATAATACACGGTATCGACGATCGCCTTCCTGTCGATGGCGCAACTTATGGCCTGTCGCAATTTCAAATTTGCAAAGGGCGAACCGGTGAGCGCGCTATTGGGCATAACACCTATCATCTGTAGGCCTAGTCCCGTCCTCAACTCGATTATATCCGCTCCGGAGGCCCTCAAATCTTTCGCCGCGAGGGGTGGAATATTCCACAAAATGTCGAGTTCTTTGGTTTTGAACGCGGCCTGCAACACCATCGGGTCTGCTATAAAGTTCCACTCTATGCCGTCAAGATACGGTTTGCCCTTCTGCCAATAACCGTCGAATTTTTTATATACCTGTTTAATATCTCGCTGTCGGCTCACAAACTGGAAGGGGCCGGTGCCTATGGGGTTATTGGTGACCCAATCGTCGCGTTCCT from Syntrophorhabdaceae bacterium encodes the following:
- a CDS encoding ABC transporter substrate-binding protein — protein: MRQTEEQVFRTADRRFNRFLRRKFLPLPLLICLGGSFFLLLSMTALCLAQGASTGVKKQQPRYGGVLRIGTAIDANVLGYPPGMLTTQDFVTSKTCIESLGRYDSTGQMHPWLAESWTPNAKAKTVTLKLRKGIKFHDGTSFNASACKWNLEKFINAKRAELSQVKSIDIIDDYTLRINLADWDNTVNVGVGYFAGPQISPTAWQKAGTTDKERDDWVTNNPIGTGPFQFVSRQRDIKQVYKKFDGYWQKGKPYLDGIEWNFIADPMVLQAAFKTKELDILWNIPPLAAKDLRASGADIIELRTGLGLQMIGVMPNSALTGSPFANLKLRQAISCAIDRKAIVDTVYYGFAVATQQWGVPNGFWANPNYKGYPYDPARAKQLVTEAGYPTGVKTTLLVLNVPEMVTAATAIQGMLAKAGINVELDVADNARYRRLTSETHFEGLCYSTHRADSDLAIVMPRQIGANGPILAKNIIHPEKIEKLLVDAKKAPDQKSKRAEIWKLQQTVFGEYNIFTPMFVISGLAAKQPHVRDDSLMTVEYTQWTPEDAWMAK